One Pecten maximus chromosome 7, xPecMax1.1, whole genome shotgun sequence genomic window carries:
- the LOC117330900 gene encoding zinc finger protein 227-like, translating to MRYVNCARNEDEQNMTAYQYKGQIYYRTHRVIKAGTELLVWYGDDYSDELGIRRATEDATKLKPFTVNGTKMFRCPFCGRCFSSEICILGHSKARHGVSQFTIDLARKMLEERKEIDIKMESQLYLDQEPVIEKSFEHSIKNKQDVLQIKQCVTNNKRPKNKAGDYNGLSIETEHSYKCNVCKRVFNKSIKLQTHLATHTGKREYKSDVCGKGFSVTKSLQTQLRTHTGEKPYKCDVCGKGFSRTQSLQTHVGIHTGEKPYKCDVCGKGFSQTGNLQTHLRTHTGEKPYKCDVCGKGFNRTGNLHKHLRIHTGEKPCKCDVCGKGFNQTNDLQRHLRTHTGEKPYKCDVCGKGFSQTPNLQTHLRTHTGEKPYKCDVCGKGFSVTHSLQKHLRTHTGEKPYKCDVCGKGFSRTSSLQTHLRTHTGEKPYKCDVCGKGFSVTQNLQTHLRTHTGEKPYKCDVCGKGFSQTGRLQTHLRTHTGEKPYKCDVCGKGFSPTSSLQTHLRTHTGEKPYTCDVCGKGFSQTGHLQTHVRTHTGEKPYN from the exons ATGAGATATGTGAATTGTGCAAGGAATGAAGATGAGCAGAACATGACAGCCTACCAATACAAGGGACAAATATATTACCGGACCCATAGAGTGATCAAAGCAGGCACTGAGCTACTTGTATGGTATGGGGACGACTATAGTGATGAGCTTGGCATCAGGAGAGCTACTGAGGATGCCACTAAATTAAAGCCGTTCACTGTCAATGGAACAA AGATGTTCAGGTGTCCTTTTTGTGGAAGATGTTTCAGCTCAGAAATATGTATACTTGGACACAGTAAAGCAAGGCATGGGGTCTCTCAATTCACAATTGACCTTGCAAGGAAAATGTTGgaggaaagaaaagaaattgaCATCAAAATGGAATCACAATTGTATTTAGATCAAGAACCTGTGATTGAGAAAAGCTTTGAACACTCCATAAAAAATAAACAGGATGTCCTGCAGATCAAACAATGTGTCACAAATAATAAAAGACCAAAAAACAAAGCTGGTGACTACAATGGACTAAGCATTGAAACAGAACATTCATATAAGtgtaatgtttgtaaaaggGTGTTCAATAAGTCAATTAAACTACAGACACACCTCGCGACACATACAGGAAAGCGAGAATACAAAAGTGATGTCTGTGGTAAGGGATTTAGTGTGACAAAAAGCCTACAGACACAGCTCAGGACACATACAGGAGAGAAGCCTTACAAATGTGATGTCTGTGGTAAGGGATTTAGTCGGACACAAAGCCTACAGACACACGTCGGGATACATACAGGAGAGAAGCCGTACAAATGTGATGTCTGTGGTAAGGGGTTTAGTCAGACAGGTAACCTACAGACACACCTCAGGACACATACGGGAGAGAAGCCTTACAAATGTGATGTCTGTGGTAAGGGGTTTAATCGGACTGGTAACCTACATAAACACCTCAGGATACATACAGGAGAGAAGCCTTGCAAATGTGATGTCTGTGGTAAGGGGTTTAATCAGACTAATGACCTACAGAGACACCTCAGGACACATACAGGAGAGAAGCCGTACAAATGTGATGTCTGTGGTAAGGGGTTTAGTCAGACACCAAACCTACAGACACACCTCAGGACACATACAGGAGAGAAGCCATACAAATGTGATGTCTGTGGTAAGGGGTTTAGTGTGACACATAGCCTACAGAAACACCTCAGGACACATACAGGAGAGAAGCCTTACAAATGTGATGTCTGTGGTAAGGGGTTTAGTAGGACTAGTAGCCTACAGACACACCTCAGGACACATACAGGAGAGAAGCCGTACAAATGTGATGTCTGTGGTAAGGGGTTTAGTGTGACACAAAACCTACAGACACACCTCAGGACACATACAGGAGAGAAGCCTTACAAATGTGATGTCTGTGGTAAGGGGTTTAGTCAGACTGGTCGCCTACAGACACACCTCAGGACACATACAGGAGAGAAGCCATACAAATGTGATGTCTGTGGTAAGGGGTTTAGTCCGACTAGTAGCCTACAGACACACCTCAGGACACATACAGGAGAGAAGCCGTACACATGTGATGTCTGTGGTAAGGGGTTTAGTCAGACTGGTCACCTACAGACACACGTCAGGACACATACAGGAGAGAAGCCGTACAACTGA
- the LOC117331230 gene encoding LOW QUALITY PROTEIN: probable histone-lysine N-methyltransferase PRDM7 (The sequence of the model RefSeq protein was modified relative to this genomic sequence to represent the inferred CDS: deleted 1 base in 1 codon) yields MASKFPVLPGMQLLDFSNLDKQNDSINEFFTKAQLSNMSEYEKLRFRNMRKNYEMMASLGLPAIKPDFMKSRRGQTKRKRKDMSDDSDDEWTPTSERRKSQRDKRPVPQFCFPIKQEADVPKKTTKQKKVETITKPEPKKHASKKNTASTEPKHTYPLRPASSAVSYMKIEVPDDDEFLYCEECNKEYEGDCPVHGPLDIVQDTEIVDIKPKGKDRSLYTLPPGLVCRESSIPNAGLGVWSDHEILPRTRFGPYKGKKTRDLDKAHSTGYAWQVNDNSG; encoded by the exons ATGGCATCG AAATTCCCTGTATTACCTGGCATGCAGCTACTGGATTTCTCCAATCTGGACAAACAAAATGACAGCATTAATGAATTCTTCACTAAAGCACAGCTTTCGAACATGTCTGAATATGAGAAACTGCGATTTAGGAACATGagaaaaaattatgaaatgatGGCATCTCTAG GATTACCTGCCATCAAACCAGACTTTATGAAAAGTCGTCGAGGACAAACAAAAAGGAAAAGGAAGGACATGTCTGATGATAGTGATGATGAGTGGACTCCTACGTCTGAAAGGAGGAAGAGCCAAAGAG ATAAGAGACCAGTACCTCAGTTCTGTTTTCCCATCAAACAAGAAGCTGATGTGCctaagaaaacaacaaaacagaag AAAGTAGAAACAATAACAAAGCCTGAACCAAAAAAGCATGCATCTAAAAAGAATACAGCAAGCACGGAGCCTAAACACACATACCCTTTGAGACCTGCTTCCTCAGCTGTTAGTTACATGAAGATCGAGGTCCCCGATGATGATGAATTTCTTT ATTGTGAAGAATGTAACAAGGAATATGAAGGAGATTGCCCTGTACATGGACCACTGGATATTGTTCAGGACACTGAG ATTGTGGACATAAAACCAAAGGGAAAAGATCGATCCCTTTATACTTTGCCACCTGGCCTT GTGTGCAGGGAATCATCTATACCAAATGCTGGTCTGGGTGTTTGGTCCGATCATGAGATTCTACCGAGGACAAGATTTGGTCCTTACAAAGGGAAGAAAACTCGGGATTTGGATAAAGCACATTCTACTGGATATGCATGGCAGGTAAATGATAACAGTGGCTGA
- the LOC117330901 gene encoding protein BTG1-like has translation MKREVKSAVDFLSNILKSSNLANDQQIASFNSTLQMLLTNKFESHWFPDKPCKGSGFRCIRINHNMDPLIRQAGVFSGMDEMRMCSTLPKELTMWVDPKDVSYRIGENGSIGILYDAESENEQQQTQESSQSTHQQSDMDSINKNFQSCKEQLMSVSKENNINQLKQLAAFVYS, from the coding sequence ATGAAACGTGAAGTTAAAAGTGCTGTAGACTTTTTGTCTAACATTCTGAAATCATCAAATTTAGCAAATGACCAACAAATTGCCTCGTTTAACAGTACCCTTCAGATGTTACTCACCAACAAATTTGAAAGTCACTGGTTCCCGGATAAACCATGTAAAGGCAGTGGATTCAGATGTATTAGGATAAACCACAATATGGACCCTTTGATCAGGCAAGCGGGTGTATTTAGCGGTATGGACGAAATGCGAATGTGTTCAACACTGCCAAAGGAACTCACAATGTGGGTAGATCCTAAGGACGTGTCTTACAGAATTGGTGAAAATGGCAGCATTGGAATTTTATATGACGCAGAAAGTGAAAATGAACAGCAGCAAACTCAAGAATCCAGCCAGTCCACTCATCAACAATCTGACATGGATTCCATCAACAAAAACTTTCAATCTTGCAAGGAGCAGCTGATGAGTGTCTCTAAAGAAAACAACATCAACCAGCTCAAGCAACTGGCAGCTTTTGTGTACAGTTAA